AGCTGATATCTCCCCCGTTACCATTGTTTTTCAATGCAAGTATATTTCCCATTATCGTTTTGTTTCCTTGAGTGCTGCTTGAAGAACCGAAGAGCAGCCTGATATCACCGCCCACAGCGGCCAGGGATAGAACATCTTTCCAGCTGGAGTTCAGCATGTCGCTTATCACTGTTAGCGACACTTCTTTGGTTTTGTTCCCTACCGGGGAATTTCCTTGCCCGTTATTTACAAAATCTACGAGATAATCATATACGAGGTTGGTGTTTATTGACACGTCTCCATAGATTGCTATATTGTATTTTCCGGTGACTGAACTGATTTTGTGAGGATCGTTACCGATCACTGCATCGCCGTTTATTTTTATGTTGATCGTGTTATCAGTGACCAGGCTGCTAGGAATTATAAATGCGGAAGTACCGTAAACGATTCTAAGTCCTGAGTTATCGAAAAACAGAGTAAAAACCGGGTCGGTGACTCCGGCTGGGGCAGATATAACTATGGTTTCGTCTGAGTTCACCGCTGAAAGGGTGTAATCACTGTCCAATACGTATTGAATTTCGGCAGCTGGAAGCGTGGATAGATATTCGCTCTTCCACTTCTGGTATATTGTCTCTGGATCATCTGATATATGGTTGAACCAACCTGGATAGAGCTCTTCAATATCGGGGATATTCACTGATTTCGCTGTGAGAGGGCCTGTGATTATTTCGCCTGGGGTACTGGTGTCAGTCAATAACAAATTGACGTCATCAAGGATAATAGCTTTTCCATAAACGAGGTCTCCTATTATCTTTGGGTTGCCTTTCCCACCGCCAACATTTCTCATTACGGAGAACACTCTGTTTGAGGCCGCGAGTCTGACAGCAGGCAGATACACATCGACGATATCCGCAATAAAACCTACTCCACATTTGTCGATATTTTCATCACTTTCTTTCTCCCTCATCGTCGCAGTTATCAAATATTTATTCCCAATTTCATACACATAGACATCGAAAATATACTTTCCATTGCCGAAGGCCGGGTCATCATTTAACGCATTTATATAACCACTCATATCGACACACGGGGTATCTGGCGTCAGGTTACTTAAGAAATCGCTCCAGTAATGTGACTCTATTCCGGCACGGCTGGCGATTTTGCTTTTGAACTCTTCTATTTTGTCCCAGGTGGAAGACATGACGATGGAGTCACTTCGCATCAGTAAATATCCCGCTGTTTCGATGACATTTGCGAGGATATTTTGTTTTTGAGCTAAGATTTTATAATTGTTAAGCCTTTCGGCAGTACGGTTGAGTTGTATCCCTACAGCCATAAGTACCAGCGTGCCAAAAATGAGAAGGATCATAGTCAACGGGAGAACACCCCCCTTTTTTCGGGGTTTACAATTCGGAGATGAGAACATATAACCTCACTTCCCTCCCGGTTTTTTTGTCCACTATTGTAACCGTGAATTTGTAAAGACCTGCGTAGTCTTGAACCTGTTCATGTGTAATAGCTTTGATTTCAAAGCTGTTAAAACCCGATGCGGGAAGATAATTGGAATTCAGATTATTTCGGAGTGAATTCAGGAAATTATCAATATTCCCATTTTTCAAAGCATCGCGCAGAATCGAATTATAGCGTAGATGATTTTCGACGAGTTCTGTAATCGCCTCAAATTCAGAGGATCTCGTAGCAGTCCCTGAGAGTTCTTTGTATTGGAGAGCTAAAAAAACACCCGACGAAATGAAAGTCGACAGAATAGCCATTACAAGCAAAACTTCGATGAAAGAAAAGCCCTTCTTAATAGAACCTCACCGCCCCTTCCACACGCCTTTGCATGATAGGTTGCTCAACATTAGGATCATAGTAGCAAAAAGTGGCATCGTATTTTATGTAATCGGTACCGGGGATAAGGCTAACACTAAATGAATCGAGATATTTTGAAACTGACGTCGTAATAATCTCGCCAGATTCATCTTTGGGTAACAAGTACAACAGTTCCTTTCTTACAGGATCGTGAGTTATAGTGGACA
This genomic interval from Kosmotoga pacifica contains the following:
- a CDS encoding type II secretion system protein encodes the protein MKKGFSFIEVLLVMAILSTFISSGVFLALQYKELSGTATRSSEFEAITELVENHLRYNSILRDALKNGNIDNFLNSLRNNLNSNYLPASGFNSFEIKAITHEQVQDYAGLYKFTVTIVDKKTGREVRLYVLISEL